ATTGTTTGGGTATTTCGAAATAAAAACCTAGTACAACATCTTTGAGCAAAAGTgaattagttattattttttagcAAGAAAACGGGTAAAAATAGACCCTAACTAAGAATGAGGTAGTAATAAAGGATTTAATAGCGCTTAAtcaaatagaataaaaaaatgcTTTCAATGAGAGattggaaaaaaaaacaaaaaaaaaaaatcacatagcTAACCCTGCTTAATGGTACTTAAGGCTTATTATTGTTGTTCATCTTAGACTAGGCCACCCACTTTTGCAATGGCACTATGAAATCTCTCTCTCACAcggcgcgcgcgcgcacacagaGAAAAGGAAGAATCAAAAACTTCTTAATTGAAGAAGATGATTATTGGGATTCCATTCCCATTTTTCTTGATGGAAACTGAACAATGCTTATCCATGGCTATGATCATATTCCAAACTGTCTGCAGTTGCTATCTATATAATCTATATATAGAACAATACAGAGGAACATATACAGAAAAGTTATCAAAAGAtgatgaaaagaaagaaaacaaaagcaaAACCATCAAATTGGGAAAAGGGGCAGTGTCAAAAGATAAAAGATCAGGCCCAACCGCGTTTGTATCGCCGAAAGAGTTCCTCAGTTTGGGCATTCTTGAAGGCACTGCAGCCAATGACATAGACAACAATTAGCACCACAACTGCGGCTATCAGAATCACATTGGCTTTCCTCCATTCATCCCTTAGGTTCCCCAAGAGACCAGCCTTGCAAGAGTTGCACCCGTAGCACAATTGGTTGGGGTCATTGCTCCAGGCATAGCAGTCTGGATCCGATGCTTGATTCACTGGATTCACCCATGTAATTGGGTTCACGAAAGTATACCCACAAACTGTTGGAGGCTTGCAACACCCAGACTGTAAGAAAGATGGATAAAACTTTTTAgggtaaagaaaagaaaagaaaggaaaagacgTGGCACaagaacaaaaggaaaaagaaaatcgAAAGACATCCCACCAAACTAAAGCTGGcaacaatatacatatatatatggcAATAAAGCCAGTCCATGAGCTCAATGATTCTAGCCTCATTGCTTGGGTCTATATCATAATAATGACATCCTTGGCTTCTCTGTGCTCACCAGGGGACCCAATTTTCTTTTAATCGAAAGATCATAAATTCACCATAGAAGCTAGCCAAATGAGGCACCCACTAGGATGGTTTAACTGTTTCAATTAGGGTGAAAAATCACGAGCTTGGCACAAGGCTCTCccattctttctttctctctgtGTTTTGATTTTGATAAACAGAAAACATTTCTCACATACTGACGCCAGGAGGATAGACCTAACTCAAGGGGCCAGATTGATCTGTCAACAGATCAGCATAGGGAAATAAACCAGTCCCCACACTTATGGTGTTCACCTTTGTCTCTTTCCTCAAATTTAAACGAGTTCACACGCTCCCATCTCGTCTCTACTGAAGGATTTATCAAAATGTTCGTGCACCATTCatgattttgatttaaaattgaTGCCCCAAACCCATATCTCACACATATTTTATACTGTTTATctgttcattttttatttattacatGACTATTTTTCAGTAAATACCTTACTTTAAACACAGGGTTAATCTTATTAGCCATAATCATAAACAAAtacaaaatgaaaattgaaagGGATAAACTAATTCCAAGTTAGGATTGGCACCCAATAGGTCCAAACAAGTTACTTCTCGTTTGGGTGGAGAAAATAGAGTCGCTTTGCATTCGGTAGGGATAAGCTAATTCCCCGTTTGTATAGGCATCAAACAGGTATTTTTGGGGTCAATTTTTCACTGTTTGATCGTTTCCTTTGTTCAACTAACCAGAAGTATATGTCAAAATCAAACCACTACTCTAACAATCAAAATGGTCTTCCTGTTGAATTATAGTTGCTCTTGAAAGAGACATCAATTCGAGGAAAAAAAAACAGATTATTCACAATTGCAGGCACCAAACATGCCCTAAGAGAGCGAAACGAACGAAAGTTACCTGTAGAGGCGAGATTGGGGCGGCGAAGAACTGATCGGCGGTGACATACTCCTGGCTGAGCTTGACGCAAACGTCGGATTCCGCGAGACAGGTCTTGATCTTGTTCCAATTGCCGGAGCTAGTGACGCGATCCCGGAGCCACGACGAGAATCTGTCGAGGCTGTACTCCCGGTAGGCCCGGCCGGGGACGGAGAATGAGCCGTCGGGGCGAGTGACGACGAAGGCGAAGACTAGGAGGACGAGGAGGACGACGATGAGGATGGCCATGGCGAAGAGATAGAGGACCAGGAGGGACTCCTTGTTCCATTGGGCGCCGACGAAGCCGGCGAGGGAGACGATGAGAACAAAGACGCCGACCAGGACAACCGGCCACCGGAAGAGGCGGATACACTCGTTGTCCGGCTTCGATGCGAACCAGACTCCGGCGGCGATGATGGCGACTGAGCAGAGGAAGGCGATGAAGTTAAGAAATGCTGTGATTTTGTTGCTCACTCCCATCTCCTCAGAGAGAGTGGAAAGCGCTTGTCTGCTTTACTCACTTGGGTTGGGTTAATGGGCGAGGAGCCTTTGGACCTCTCTTATTTTCTATggatttataatatataaatatttgaggtTGTTGGTAACATGATATTAATATATGTAACGTTTATTAATGGTCagtttttattttgaaatattgaaaCAGTATGAGTTATATACCTATGctataaattaaagaaaataatataatttttctaATCTTCAAATTTCACTCCTTAAATTCCATGAATGTCCTTTACCTGCACAAATTTTGtttaaaatgaaatttctctCAATACGTAATTTAgttactataaatcatatttataATCACTAAAATCACTTCATAATATTCATAGTTcatattctctttaaatttttatgcatatttttgCTATCCATAATTTCTCAAAGTTACACCAAAAGTATGGTGCTCACGTCATTTTTAGTTtaacatatactaaaagaaaTCTCATTCTACATTAAAATTCAATAagtctttttttttattttaattaaaattatttaataatagTTCAAATGGAGCTTTATTTCTCACtacaaaaaatgacatttttaacaacgaaagtattagtgacgaactaaaaatcatcactaataatgcgttattagtgacgaaaacaaaattcatcactaatatttaaGCCATTAGTAAtaaagaaacagaatatccaaaaaagtaaaagttatcgagataagaatgcttagatggatgagtaatataacactgaaagataaattaaggaatgaacatattcgcggtaagttagatGTAACTCTcatagaagataaaataaggaagagacgactcagatggtatggacacttgtaacgtaggccacatagtacgCTAgtaaggaagagtgagttagttactatggggggcagtagaagaagttcagacctaaaataacttggaatgagatagtgagtaagaatttaatatccctgaatctgtcaaaaaaaatgattcatgatcgcataaattggcgaaaaatgattcatataactatACCTACCTAAtaggacttaaggcttgattttgttgtggtTGTATTGGTGACAAACCTCGTatacgtcactaataatgtattattagtgacggtgtaaagacctgaaaattataataattaaataagagagagaaaggaaaattaaaataGGATAGagcagggtttgtcgacgaacaccctGATTTTGTCAACAAGCTCCCATGAAGTGCTCGTGGATGAGTTTCAatgtttcgttgacgaagagataccgagagagggtatttcagacccattggtttgtcgacgagctcttcaccttcatcaacgaactcccttcttcggttTGTTGACAAGTCCacttgtctcgtcaacgaagccacgtggccagccacctataaatacggaaaaatcaaattttttggtGAGAATTCAGCtaacttctctttctctctctagattttcggttCTCCCACCTTCTTTCTAAGATTTCAGACTCGTTTTTacccggttcgacgatcaaaagttaCTATGATAATTccggaaagattctctacaatttaaacAGAGCAAAATTTAAGTTTGAGAAGATCGGGcattatcccaaaatcagggtaagtaggttattttaatGTTCTCATGATTATCAGCCTTTCCTAAACTCAGATTTTGTATAAGATGGAAATATACTagtgtttgagttgattaaattaagGTGTTGTgattttaggatttgggtttccAAAGACCTCGGGCATGGGTTGAGAATCCCAACGGGTGTTCTCTCATGAATTTAGGTAAtgttgataaataattagtattttagaattttatggataaaaaaaTATGTGAGCCTGGAGAAAAGGCAAGTATAAttattattctgagtttgggttgattgaattaggaaatgcacattatttcaggattttggaatCATGAACGACGTAGGTGTGAGTTAGAAGTCAGTGAACGAGTAcagttagccaggtaagggaaatatgttatgccagttaaattagaatttttatcagtaaatcatagtatttgattatgagttacAGAGTATGATTTTGAATAaatcagagcatgaaaattatacagtattatagattataattaatgagttttatttaactgtgtggcatgagtagtattggaatattacaaaattttatatagatttacaaaattatgattatatagttttcacaGAATTACGATATACAGATTATATAGTCTTATTTATAGAGTTATGGctataattattttacataattattgtagagacctgaagaaattataataattagataataggaggaggagaggaaagaaactagatttggaaatcaaatagggtctcgtcgaagAACACAGCACGTTTGTTGACGAACACACTTAAGGGGACCtttgatggggacacgtgtccCGTCAACGAGAAGTTATGAAGAGTAAGCattcgttgacaaactcccttcgttgcctcgtcaacgaagtgacgtggcttgtcgacgagtgcaagtGTATAACTAGTTCTAAACTCAGATTTTAGTGTAGAATTCTCAAATAaaacatactctctctctctctctctctctctctctctctctctctctctctctctctcctattcgtcccctctcccttctctctaagattctgggtccattcttcgccggatcgactatttgaggccaccatgatactcttgggaagtttttcttcaagtctactggagtggaacattggtggggctaacttggacttcatcccaaattaagggtaaggctttttatttagtttttggctttcctacagttgtagaaaatgtagtactcgaaacaatactgaagttttgttcggggcaatgttgtttttagggtgttgaacaagAAACCCTGCGGGTATAAGACTAGTCATTTTAGTAGCTTTCCAGAAAtcaagtaaagggataaactaagataggatttcatgaaaatatatttattattttatagcatttaatttcagataaatatgcatattgtagaattatgttaaAAATAATGTTGTTAATCAGAAATAtggatttcatgtataatatcataaataagattattacctcttttgtgtgacatgagtaatatttatcatggaaattatgataaggaaatatcatgtttacaaaataagtatatTATTACTACTTtgaggaaaatgttaaaatgatgctgggatttttcaaactaagaaattttatttgatatgtcAATGTAAAGGCCAAGGATTCTACATGATATGACGGCGTAAGGGCAGAgcttttatatgaaataccggcacaagggccgaaggtttttatgatatgcaatatcgGCGTATGGACCGtgatttacaaaatacaaaatgtcgacataagggccgtaaattttatatgatatgttatgcaaagatgtatgaaaatattaacatgacagatatgattatgaaatagccatgtatcattatttggaaatatgttatatgttatcagaacctggttggcttggtttaggctttcacgaagcatggtaccgtaactatatgatcacgatcatgtttatgttagtgctactgcTTGCCATAAAGggtagtgggagatcggcagttgatgtggtttattgtagcgtaGGCGTCCCTCTTGTGTCCGGACTAGGAGGGATagatccatcgtacttacagacttatgttgatctagcgtggtggccagccattgctaggtatcaccttcgggccgcacaacccattcatgtgggggtaagacgtgacaccaaccagctatccatctagggtgttttctatgtacagttatatgagatgatttatacgtatagaaatttagtatgttataccatgttatgattaaatatgttttcctagatatgatacagatagttttatcaagtgtgatttttgtactgttatatgtataacatgaaaatactcatgttgccacacatcgatattagtttatttcccttactgagaggtgtctcaccctaactatataaacatttcaggagccccagataggagagaaGATAAAGCTCCACAGTGCTAGAGTTCGATTGTCCTACCCtacctgaagggtaagtcatttttctAGGGTTAGCTGGATTTTTAGGTGGTGACCGTAGgacactttttggatattttgggatgtatgtatttTATGAAGGTTGTAGTAAACTTTGGTGTTGTGTTGGATAGATAATTTgatgtgtaacaccccgaccccgaggggcctgagatattaactctttactactgatttatagcggaagcaaaataaactcaatttttattaaaccagagcgctaattattcatgttacaatcacttatttcaaaagaagaaaattacacaaacgtaaatatctgaaatcatactaatgtttctaattaatctttatttttctaatcccgacccgcatgcttgctaagcctgatttctgacatgtccttcagagttatctgaaataaaatatgattggggtgagacgacgctcagtaagtaaataagattattattagtgtgtggccaaaatgagcttttaaagaatttcgtaaaacaatatttaatactataacttcaaaactgcttttagaataaacataaatttaaaaattcctgcataaaactttttcatcaattttaacagtaaatttttataatcatatactataactgttaaattaaacttttaactttaaaactgtaaaaatatttaatgataaacatacatatacttttccttgtacgttttccttagatcgtcatttaagcaccaaaatgatcattttcacgtaaacttacacttttccttcaaatcatcagtaactttgtacacgtaattaaatatgtataaacatatattgtaaaaaccacccttaggcctgtttgccgtaagtcatgtttacccccatgactgggttgtgcggtccgaagactggacttagctgactggccgaccaaactaaatcaacgtatgtaaactttaagtgagattttccttattaagtcctggacttaaaccaggtgtgcactcaggagaaatccactaacataaataaccactctgtaaacagtgtgggtgcactctgatccgtataaactttaagctgcggtaccgagcatctgtaactttgaactttcgttgccataaggggtttgaaaatcatcttattataatttatgcaatttaaaataatatcgtgaaaatctcatctttactcatatttacataaaaaaaatgtaacgtagaaataaactcatgccacacaatttttgtgttaaaaatatatataattttatttttgaatagaaagaaatgctgaaaatttacccgaggggattggaacatttcttaacccaaaaatagatgcaagtatattaaagatagaactggtataattaaatatgcgtaaaaataaactcatggaaattttgtggaactaagtaacataattaaaatttacgtacaaaataaactcgggtatgaatttaaaataaaaagaaactaacataatcaaaatttacttaccttcttcttttaccgtgtgctacgaacacaataactatctttaagaaatgagatcggaaaaagtgggtgattaagaatttattcaaaaattctctctccaccacaaattctttcactcactaatccttctcttccttggaaaattgttgtgaaaaatgaagattgagagctccctatttataggaaaattttggggaagaaatagaatttataaaagtgtggggagatgggggaaattataattttaaaaattaaagaatgggcaagggatgggcaaggtatgggttgagtggaggctatttgggagtgcttgccaccattcccactaaataaatttttaattaattacttacctaattaattaatccattacctaactaattattttattattttattatttttcttaatcattattattatcattgttattaattttaaactatatttagtatttattttattttattttatttttgaacaagaattaaatttaaatttaaaaactcatgtgggccccacatggtcttgtgggccccatgtagtcttgtgggccccacacaatttcgagacccaaatggatcgtacgtaattccaataactcttatacgattttatgcatcctgcatagttttgagacttgtgaaaaccttcatacggtttcgggactcatgtgggccccacacagtcttgtgggccccgcataggatacctatattattattattttatcatatatttcttcaaattatatcagttaaaacattgttttatgtactcaaaatactgtcttgtggctccgggactcatgtggaccccacatagtcttgtgggccgtacatatgatacctatattattatcatcttattatgtatttctacaaattatgtctgtcaaaacactattttatatatatatatatatatacttatttacgtatacaaacagtatctatcctgtttatcctatgaaattccattttgaccaggccgacctccagggagcgactgagccgcaatggtctctgagcactcgctaagacaaggtctttcttaggcatcaaacatggaatcaaggatcctacagaaaaacacttctgtattgatattaacttaatgactatttttattattttattattattgtactttaatcatatatatatatatatatatatatatatatatatatatatatatttttgggtcatcacatgatgtgtgtatgatattacgTTTCCCGCTATTTAGGTATCAatattgtatttcaggtatacccctggtactcatgggtccaggtgggCCATGATTTATCAAGTCAATTATGATTTGCCTGGATTATTATTTgggatattattatgaaaaaaaattagtaaaataagtaggtcgttctagtttggtattagagcctcagtTGCAAgcttctgtagactttaaagtgcagcagaaacaagactagagtataggaaaagggtTTAAGactttgttctacagtctagaggcaagacttccgtggtgatttttgtatttttcctggggtaacgatttcaagaaaaccataataaactattgtcaaGTTGTGTTCCTAGAAGGTAGGACCGGATCTAGAAATAAGATGAGGACGTCAAGATAGGAGACTATATTAGGcacgtaaattataaggatagggtttcTAAATCacgttatttgtttttcaggatggacccgggaGAAGGCaatgcccatgcgagtggtagtgatagAGCAGGGCTCTCAAGTGCAGGCGGGGCTaattctgatgcggtattacgcagtgtggttcagcaggttatggctaagattgctaggagctccagagagcaaggaggcccatctgtaggccatgggtgcatgatagataagtttaccaagatgaatcctctgataTTTTCAGGAGGAGTTAATATTACAGTCGCCGAAAATTGGATGCATGAAATCGAGAAAGTCTTGGAAGTATTACAGTGTACGAAGGAGAAAAGGGTTCTCTTGGCCACTTATAAACTGATAGGGGAAGTTGAGAGGCGGTGGACTGTGGTGAAACTTCTGGAGTAGCAAAGGACAacgccgatagttatgacatgggaccgatttaaagattTATTCTTTTACAAATATTTTCCAGCCACTGTTAGGGAAGTAAAAGTGGAAAAGTTCCTGAACTTGAAGTAAGGATAGTAGTTGGTCTAGCAATATGTGACGCAGGTTTATAGAACTTTCTCGTTTCACTTCGTATAttattcctgatgaagtaaagaaggcgagacaatttgaaagaggtttgaggcgaggcatatacaagcaggtggtagtgttaAAGATACATGATTTCGCTAAGTtagtcgatagagcagccttggctgaggctagtgagggcatggatgcagaggagcagggatagaagaagagatctacgcctTCAGGCTTCTAGCAAGGTcggtggaggagaggaaactatggcagaaaGCAGAGGTAGGAGACTGGAGGTTGTGAAGTTTAGGCGGTGCAGAATTTTCCTATTTGTCatacttgtgggaagagacactggggagagtgttgaGTGGGGAGAGTTGTCTACTATCGTTATGGTAGACAAAGACATCTGGTGCGAGACTTTCCTACACCACCAGATAccgctcctgctcctagaccatacctaagaggctatcaggtgccccgtggaggccagtagaggaatgtagcttcagcgagggtctatgctttgacacctaaggatgctgagacagccgacgatgtggtgacaggtatgattaatatgttttcatttaaagttattgtattgtttgatttagaagccacacattcttttgtgtctatggagtgtattagattatgtgggtcggaaacacagttgttagacactgaactgttagtCACTACATCGACAAGGTCTGTAGTAAGGTGTAACAGAGTGCTTCGAGactgtctagttgatattcagggaaaaGTCTTCccagctgatttgatagtattggatatgcacgggttcgatgtaatttttggtatggactggtttgAAACCAATTACGCCAGCATAGACTGTCGTTTGAAATAAGTAATTTTCAAACCTCCGGGAAGatcagaattcaggtttataagATCACGAGTGCAATCGCCGCCTTatttagtttcagctattcaggcgaggagactgctcctgagtggttgtcagggatttgtggtctttgtgaaggaaatgttagggaat
This window of the Malania oleifera isolate guangnan ecotype guangnan chromosome 6, ASM2987363v1, whole genome shotgun sequence genome carries:
- the LOC131157588 gene encoding tetraspanin-2, encoding MGVSNKITAFLNFIAFLCSVAIIAAGVWFASKPDNECIRLFRWPVVLVGVFVLIVSLAGFVGAQWNKESLLVLYLFAMAILIVVLLVLLVFAFVVTRPDGSFSVPGRAYREYSLDRFSSWLRDRVTSSGNWNKIKTCLAESDVCVKLSQEYVTADQFFAAPISPLQSGCCKPPTVCGYTFVNPITWVNPVNQASDPDCYAWSNDPNQLCYGCNSCKAGLLGNLRDEWRKANVILIAAVVVLIVVYVIGCSAFKNAQTEELFRRYKRGWA